The Thermosipho melanesiensis BI429 sequence TTCGAGAAAATTTTCCATATTTGTAAAGGTATTATTCCATTTTTCCACTGCTTTTTCTAGCTCAATTTTTGATGTGGTAATTGTTGTACGAAAGCCTATTGACATGAAAAATATACCGGATACTATTGCTAAAATAATAAACGGAAATATTAATTGTTTGTTTATCTTTTTTTGTATAAAGGTGTTTAGATTCAATCTCCCACCTCATTTTAATTATTTTCTTTATTATATTTTATCATGAATTTTCAAATTAATAAATGATGTAGTAGGAAATGAGTGGTATAATATCTTTGGAGGTGAGTTTGTGCCAAAAGGATTTAGAAGAAGAGGTAGAGGATTTGTAATGGGAGATTTCTTAGCAGCTTCTTTACTTTTGCTTTTAAAAGAAAAACCATCACATGGTTATGAGTTAGTTCAGAGACTTTATGAAGCTAATTTTTACAATTTTAGGCATGATCCTGGTGTGATTTACAATATTTTAAGGCGTTTGGAAGAAGGTGGATTTATAACTTACGAAATAGAAGAAGGAGATGGTCCCTTTAGGAAGGTTTACAAAATAACAGATGAAGGAATTGATTATTTAGAATTAATTAAAGTTGAAATTAAACAACTTTATAAACAACTAGGTCTTTTTTTAAAAGAATTTGGTGATATGGGGGAGATGTAATGGTTGGGAAGATAACCGTTATTACAGG is a genomic window containing:
- a CDS encoding PadR family transcriptional regulator is translated as MPKGFRRRGRGFVMGDFLAASLLLLLKEKPSHGYELVQRLYEANFYNFRHDPGVIYNILRRLEEGGFITYEIEEGDGPFRKVYKITDEGIDYLELIKVEIKQLYKQLGLFLKEFGDMGEM